The following proteins are co-located in the Gloeocapsa sp. PCC 7428 genome:
- a CDS encoding PleD family two-component system response regulator: MPFSRNYCILVVDDIADNLFLLQTFLEAEGFEVETADNGSQALSQILTKLPDLVLLDVMLPDMSGYEVTRRIRQNYSLPSLPILLVTAHEQAHSKLGLDAGANDFIRKPVDFEELLARIAVFLR, from the coding sequence GTGCCATTTTCTCGCAACTACTGCATCTTGGTTGTAGACGACATAGCAGATAATCTGTTTTTACTGCAAACGTTTTTAGAAGCAGAGGGATTTGAGGTTGAAACGGCTGATAACGGTAGCCAAGCCCTCAGCCAAATATTAACTAAGTTACCCGACTTAGTGCTGCTCGATGTGATGCTACCAGACATGAGTGGCTATGAAGTCACTCGACGGATTCGTCAAAATTACAGCTTACCTTCGCTTCCCATCCTGCTCGTTACAGCCCACGAACAAGCCCACTCGAAATTAGGATTGGATGCGGGAGCAAACGATTTTATTCGCAAACCTGTTGATTTTGAAGAACTCTTGGCAAGAATTGCCGTATTTTTGCGCTAA
- a CDS encoding PAS domain S-box protein codes for MSRILLIDDSPRDRLQIIFELEREFPNVDVVQITCAEDFEQALSAGRFDLAICDYQLSWSDGLSVLQTIKNRYLDCQVVMFTNSGSEEIAVAAMKAGLDDYIIKSPQNYRLLPAVVRAALAQKRTTGLDRLQTLLNLNIGVYRLREDGVLLDGNSAFLRLLGIEAIAPATQTLEPYFQPEDYTQLYQLQQGQIRDREVQLRRVDGSTIWVRISQTINTLDGVTVIDGIIEDISEVKQREIERQEALEELAVVEEELKAQNEKLAQQNEDLIVARQTVEAERQRYQELFEFAPDGYLVTDTTATILEANRAAASMLEVQPQFLVGLSFLNFVAEGDRDDLTAKINEPRSGDWVREWEVCVIRQRDRRLIDIVLTVAAVRDDTGQLVALRWLLRDITERKQALTALQASETRFRQLAESIEDVFWRSDPQQRRSLYVSPAYEQIWGRSCTSLKANWYDWIDAIHPDDRDRVREAFFTNILRGKYDEEYRIVRPDGTVRWVRDRGYPVKNAAGEIQCVNGIAEDITQRKYVEAELHRREQEFRALVENSPDIISRFDTELRHVYVNPAIEPATGIPRANFIGKTNAELGVATEIVTAWENALREVFATRQCSFFEFEFPTANGMRAYQSRIAPEFAQDGSVQSLLVISRDITEYKQAEKALRDRSERLKLLSETASALLSTQQPLTLLNDLFEKLAAQLDLHFYFNFLVEERDQQQMLRLAAYGGISEEVAQAIQWLELGEGMCGTVAQERRQILVSDVQASQLPNTEAIRTLGITAYSGQPLIVQGRLLGTLCFASRTRTSFTPDEIELMQAASDQVAVAMERTELLASLQQQTEQLTQANRIKDEFLAILSHELRSPLNSILGWAKLLRTRKFNEATTTRALETIERNAELQTQLIEDLLDVSRILRGKLSLNTTVVNLASVVEAAIETMRLAANAKSIQIELRLDSTVGQVSGDATRLQQIIWNLLSNAIKFTPTGGRVSVSLTRNDTYAQIQVSDTGKGISADFLPYVFDYFRQADGSITRTQGGLGLGLAIVRHLVELHGGTITADSPGEGQGATFTLKLPLLPLQSEVAASAPDSDAIALDGVRILIVDDETDTREFLTFMLEQYGAEAIAVNSAAAAIEQLQSFYPDAILSDIGMPNEDGYSLMRRIQVLAASRGRQIPAIALTAYAREEDQQAAQSAGFQLHMSKPIDPSELVSAIARLIGRG; via the coding sequence ATGTCACGCATTCTTTTAATTGACGATTCTCCGCGCGATCGCCTTCAAATTATCTTTGAACTCGAACGCGAATTTCCTAACGTTGATGTAGTACAAATTACTTGTGCCGAAGATTTTGAACAAGCATTGTCAGCAGGGCGGTTTGACTTAGCAATCTGTGATTATCAACTCAGCTGGAGTGATGGACTAAGCGTCTTACAAACGATTAAGAATCGTTATCTTGATTGTCAAGTAGTGATGTTTACAAATAGCGGTAGTGAAGAAATTGCAGTTGCAGCAATGAAAGCAGGGTTAGACGATTACATCATCAAGTCACCACAAAACTATCGTCTTCTACCCGCAGTTGTGCGCGCAGCACTTGCACAAAAACGTACCACAGGATTAGATCGCCTGCAAACGCTGCTCAATTTGAATATTGGGGTTTATCGCTTGCGTGAAGATGGTGTGTTACTTGATGGTAATTCAGCGTTCTTGCGACTATTAGGAATTGAGGCGATCGCACCTGCAACGCAAACACTTGAGCCGTATTTCCAGCCGGAAGACTATACACAACTTTACCAGTTGCAGCAAGGACAAATTCGCGATCGCGAAGTGCAACTACGCCGCGTTGATGGCAGTACAATTTGGGTGCGGATAAGTCAAACGATCAATACGCTCGACGGCGTGACAGTTATTGATGGGATAATCGAAGACATTAGCGAAGTTAAGCAGCGCGAAATCGAACGTCAAGAAGCTTTAGAAGAACTCGCCGTTGTTGAGGAAGAATTAAAAGCGCAGAATGAAAAGCTAGCGCAACAAAATGAGGATTTGATTGTTGCACGTCAAACAGTAGAAGCAGAACGCCAACGCTATCAAGAGTTGTTTGAATTTGCGCCCGACGGGTACTTGGTGACAGATACCACCGCAACAATTTTAGAAGCCAACCGCGCGGCTGCAAGTATGCTGGAAGTTCAACCGCAGTTCTTGGTTGGGTTATCATTCCTCAATTTTGTCGCGGAAGGCGATCGCGATGACTTGACAGCTAAAATCAACGAGCCACGTTCGGGCGATTGGGTACGCGAGTGGGAAGTTTGTGTGATTCGCCAGCGGGATCGTCGCCTGATTGATATTGTTTTAACTGTAGCGGCGGTACGCGATGACACGGGACAATTAGTCGCGCTGCGTTGGTTACTCCGCGATATTACCGAACGCAAACAAGCATTAACCGCATTGCAAGCGAGTGAAACTCGATTTCGTCAGCTAGCCGAAAGCATTGAAGATGTCTTTTGGAGATCCGATCCGCAACAAAGGCGATCGCTTTATGTAAGTCCCGCATATGAACAAATTTGGGGGCGAAGTTGTACGAGTTTAAAAGCAAATTGGTACGACTGGATCGACGCGATTCATCCTGACGATCGCGATCGCGTCCGCGAGGCGTTTTTTACAAATATCCTGCGCGGAAAATACGATGAAGAGTATCGAATTGTACGACCTGATGGTACGGTTCGCTGGGTGCGCGATCGCGGCTATCCGGTGAAAAACGCTGCGGGAGAAATCCAGTGCGTGAATGGCATTGCTGAAGATATCACACAGCGCAAGTACGTAGAAGCCGAACTGCATCGCCGCGAACAAGAATTTCGCGCCTTGGTGGAAAACTCCCCTGATATTATTTCCCGATTCGATACCGAACTGCGTCACGTCTACGTTAATCCTGCGATTGAACCAGCAACCGGAATTCCCCGCGCCAACTTTATTGGTAAAACTAACGCTGAACTGGGAGTTGCAACCGAAATCGTTACCGCATGGGAAAATGCCCTACGCGAAGTTTTTGCAACGCGACAATGCAGTTTTTTTGAATTCGAGTTTCCCACCGCCAACGGGATGCGCGCGTATCAATCGCGGATTGCACCTGAATTTGCGCAAGATGGTTCAGTGCAATCGTTACTCGTGATTAGCCGCGATATTACCGAGTATAAACAAGCAGAAAAAGCGTTACGCGATCGCAGCGAACGACTGAAGCTATTATCAGAAACTGCAAGCGCCTTGCTTTCAACACAACAACCGCTGACACTCCTCAACGACTTGTTTGAAAAACTCGCCGCGCAGCTAGACTTGCATTTTTACTTCAACTTCTTAGTCGAGGAACGCGATCAGCAGCAGATGTTGCGTTTAGCGGCTTACGGCGGTATTTCTGAAGAAGTCGCGCAAGCAATTCAATGGCTCGAACTTGGGGAAGGAATGTGCGGTACGGTAGCACAAGAACGCCGTCAAATCCTCGTTAGCGACGTCCAAGCATCACAGCTTCCGAATACAGAAGCAATCCGCACCCTAGGGATTACAGCTTATTCAGGTCAACCGTTGATTGTTCAAGGGCGACTTTTAGGTACGCTATGCTTTGCGAGTCGAACGCGTACTAGCTTCACGCCTGATGAAATCGAGTTAATGCAAGCCGCCTCGGATCAAGTCGCCGTCGCAATGGAACGTACAGAATTACTCGCTTCGTTGCAGCAGCAAACCGAACAGTTGACGCAAGCTAACCGCATCAAAGACGAATTTTTGGCAATTCTTTCGCACGAATTGCGATCGCCGCTGAATTCGATTTTGGGTTGGGCAAAACTTTTGCGTACGCGCAAATTTAATGAAGCAACGACAACACGCGCGCTAGAAACGATCGAACGCAATGCCGAATTACAAACGCAACTCATTGAAGATCTACTTGATGTTTCGCGTATCCTGAGAGGTAAACTCAGTTTAAATACGACTGTGGTGAACTTAGCGTCAGTCGTTGAAGCGGCGATAGAAACAATGCGCCTCGCCGCGAATGCCAAGTCGATTCAAATCGAACTGCGGCTTGATTCTACCGTAGGACAAGTTTCCGGCGATGCAACGCGCTTACAGCAAATCATCTGGAATTTACTTTCCAATGCAATTAAATTTACGCCTACGGGTGGACGTGTGAGCGTTTCCTTGACACGCAACGACACTTATGCACAGATTCAAGTCAGCGACACGGGAAAAGGCATTAGCGCTGATTTTTTACCGTACGTGTTCGATTACTTTCGGCAAGCAGATGGCTCAATTACGCGTACCCAAGGCGGGTTAGGGTTAGGACTTGCGATCGTGCGTCATCTTGTCGAATTGCACGGTGGTACAATTACCGCCGATAGCCCAGGCGAAGGACAAGGCGCGACATTTACGTTGAAGTTACCGCTATTACCGCTTCAATCCGAAGTTGCAGCGAGTGCGCCGGATAGCGATGCGATCGCACTTGATGGCGTGCGCATTCTGATTGTTGATGATGAAACCGATACGCGCGAGTTTTTAACGTTTATGCTTGAGCAATACGGCGCAGAAGCGATCGCTGTTAACTCCGCCGCCGCTGCGATTGAGCAATTGCAAAGTTTTTACCCTGATGCGATTCTCAGCGATATTGGTATGCCTAACGAAGACGGTTATTCACTCATGCGCCGCATTCAAGTTTTAGCCGCCAGCCGAGGTAGACAAATTCCGGCGATCGCCTTAACTGCGTATGCAAGAGAAGAAGATCAGCAAGCCGCCCAAAGTGCAGGATTTCAACTACATATGTCCAAGCCGATTGATCCAAGTGAATTAGTTAGTGCGATCGCGCGTTTAATTGGGCGTGGTTGA
- the psaB gene encoding photosystem I core protein PsaB translates to MATKFPKFSQDLAQDPTTRRLWYGIAMGNDFESHDGMTEEKLYQRIFATHFGHVAIIFLWTSSLLFHVAWQGNFEQWIKDPLNVRPIAHAIWDPHFGKAAVDAFTQGGASYPVNIAYSGVYHWWYTIGMRTNNDLYSGAVFLLLLAALFLFAGWLHLQPKYSPSLTWFKSAEPRLNHHLAGLFGVSALAWTGHLVHVAIPESRGQHVGWDNFLTTLPHPEGLRPFFTGNWGVYAANPDTANHIFGTSQGSGSAILTFLGGFHPQTQSLWLTDMAHHHLAIAVIFIIAGHMYRTNFGIGHSIKEMLNAKNFFGVRTEGQFNLPHQGLYDTYNNSLHFQLSIHLAALGTALSLVAQHMYALPPYAFIGQDFTTQAALYTHHQYIAGFLMIGAFAHAAIFWIRDYDEEQNKGNVLDRVLQHKEAIISHLSWVSLFLGFHTLGLYVHNDVVVAFGTPEKQILIEPVFAQFIQASHGKVLYGFDTLLSNPDSIASTAGAAWLPGWLDAINNGTNSLFLTIGPGDFLVHHAIALGLHTTVLICVKGALDARGSKLFPDKKDFGFTFPCDGPGRGGTCQTSAWEQSFFLATFWMLNLLGWTTFYWHWKHLGIWQGNVAQFNESSTYLMGWLRDYLWLYSAQLINGYNPYGMNNLSVWAWMFLFGHLVWATGFMFLISWRGYWQELIETLVWAHERTPLANLVRWKDKPVSLSIVQGWLTGLAHFTVGYILTYAAFLIASTAGKFG, encoded by the coding sequence ATGGCAACAAAATTTCCCAAGTTTAGCCAGGATCTCGCCCAGGACCCGACGACACGGCGTCTGTGGTACGGGATTGCCATGGGCAACGACTTTGAAAGCCATGATGGGATGACCGAAGAGAAGCTTTATCAAAGAATCTTCGCGACTCACTTCGGTCACGTGGCGATCATTTTTCTGTGGACATCAAGCTTGCTGTTCCACGTCGCCTGGCAAGGTAACTTTGAACAATGGATTAAAGATCCATTAAATGTCCGTCCCATTGCGCACGCAATTTGGGACCCTCATTTTGGTAAAGCCGCAGTCGATGCGTTTACGCAAGGTGGTGCTAGCTACCCCGTTAATATTGCATACTCTGGTGTTTATCACTGGTGGTACACAATCGGGATGCGGACGAATAACGATTTATACAGCGGCGCAGTCTTTTTGTTGCTGCTAGCGGCGTTATTTTTGTTTGCGGGTTGGTTGCACTTGCAGCCGAAGTATAGTCCTAGCTTGACTTGGTTCAAAAGTGCAGAACCACGCCTCAACCACCACTTGGCAGGTTTGTTTGGCGTCAGCGCACTTGCATGGACAGGTCACTTGGTTCACGTTGCAATTCCCGAATCGCGCGGACAGCACGTCGGTTGGGATAACTTCTTAACAACACTTCCTCATCCCGAAGGATTAAGACCATTCTTTACAGGGAACTGGGGTGTTTACGCAGCGAATCCTGACACAGCAAATCATATATTTGGCACATCGCAAGGGTCAGGAAGTGCAATTCTGACGTTTTTAGGTGGTTTCCATCCGCAAACGCAGTCGTTGTGGCTGACGGATATGGCGCATCACCACTTAGCGATCGCCGTTATCTTCATTATTGCCGGTCATATGTACCGGACGAACTTCGGAATTGGTCACAGCATCAAAGAGATGCTCAATGCCAAAAACTTCTTTGGTGTAAGAACCGAAGGTCAATTCAACTTGCCACACCAAGGGCTGTACGACACCTATAACAACTCGCTGCACTTTCAATTATCGATCCACCTAGCAGCACTCGGTACTGCGCTGTCGCTGGTAGCACAGCATATGTATGCCCTACCTCCGTATGCGTTCATCGGGCAAGACTTTACGACGCAAGCCGCATTGTACACGCATCACCAGTATATTGCTGGATTCTTGATGATTGGTGCGTTTGCCCACGCCGCGATCTTCTGGATACGCGACTACGACGAGGAGCAAAATAAAGGTAACGTACTTGATCGCGTACTACAACACAAAGAAGCGATTATCTCGCACTTGAGTTGGGTATCGCTGTTCTTGGGTTTCCACACTCTAGGACTCTACGTACATAACGACGTTGTTGTTGCCTTCGGTACACCGGAAAAGCAAATTTTGATTGAGCCAGTATTTGCGCAATTCATTCAAGCTTCGCACGGTAAAGTACTGTATGGCTTTGACACGCTACTATCAAATCCAGATAGTATTGCGTCTACTGCGGGTGCAGCATGGCTACCAGGCTGGTTAGATGCAATCAATAACGGTACTAACTCGTTATTCTTGACGATTGGTCCTGGAGACTTCTTAGTACACCATGCGATCGCGCTGGGTCTACACACTACAGTTTTAATTTGTGTTAAGGGTGCATTAGATGCCCGTGGTAGCAAGCTGTTTCCCGATAAAAAAGACTTTGGCTTCACCTTCCCCTGTGATGGTCCTGGTCGTGGCGGTACTTGTCAAACTTCCGCTTGGGAGCAATCTTTCTTCCTTGCTACCTTCTGGATGCTGAACCTACTGGGTTGGACGACGTTCTATTGGCACTGGAAACATCTTGGCATTTGGCAAGGTAACGTTGCCCAGTTTAACGAGTCTTCAACGTATCTAATGGGCTGGCTGCGCGATTACTTGTGGTTATACTCCGCACAGCTAATCAACGGTTATAACCCCTATGGCATGAATAACCTGTCGGTTTGGGCTTGGATGTTCTTATTCGGACACCTCGTTTGGGCAACCGGCTTCATGTTCTTGATCTCGTGGCGAGGCTACTGGCAAGAGTTAATCGAAACGCTCGTTTGGGCGCACGAACGCACGCCACTTGCTAACTTAGTCCGCTGGAAGGATAAGCCAGTTTCGCTATCAATCGTCCAAGGTTGGTTGACTGGTTTAGCTCACTTTACGGTTGGCTATATCCTCACTTATGCTGCTTTCCTCATAGCCTCAACTGCTGGTAAATTTGGCTAA